The Streptomyces sp. BA2 genome includes the window CATCACCGACGTGGACCCCACCGCGCTGAAGAACCTGCAGGCCGGCCACTGCTACCTCGTCACACCCCTGGCCCGCAACAGCGCCGGCCAAGAGGTCAACACCGACGCCGACCGGGCCGCCGCCGCCATCGCGGGAGCCACCCGGGCCACGTCCCTGACCCTGGTCACCGACGTCGCCCATCTCCTCATCGACGGGGAGCCGGTCCGCCGGATCACCGCCCGGGCCGCGGCCGATTTCCGCGACCGCGGCGCCACCGGCGGCATGCGCAAGAAGCTGCGTGCCGCAGGAGAGGCCCTGGACCGGGGCGTCGACCGGGTCATCATCGGCAGCGCCCCCGTCTCGGAACTGCTCGCTGAAACCACCGGAACCGTCATCACCAGAACGTGACACGCCCCTTCGCCGCCCCGGCGGCCGGGCGATGACAGCACCAACACCTCAGCGACAGGAGCAGAGCACGTGGCGACATCCCGGGTTCTCGTGGTCAACAACGGGACTCTTTCCCTCAAGCAGCTGCGCAAGCGCTTCGAACAACTGGGCTCCGAGACCGACACGATCGACGCCGCCTCGGCGCCCGGCAGGCTCGACCCGAAGTACCAGGCCATCGTGTTGAGCGGCACCAAGGTGCGGGCCTTCGACAGCGACTACTACCGGCCCCTCATCGATCTCGTGATGGGAGCCAAGGTCCCGGTCTTCGGCATCTGCGGCGGCATGCAGATTCTCGCTGTCGCCAACGGCGGCCAACTGGCCGAGGGCCCGCAGCGCGTGGGCGGCTACGACGTACAGGTCGACAAGGAGGAGCCCATTTTCTCCTACGTCAAGCCGACCGTGACGGTCTTTCACCGCCACACCCTGTACCTGCAGGGCACACCGGAGGGCTTCCGCTCCATCGGACGCTCCGAGCACGCGCCCGTGGAGTTCCTCCGCTCGGACGACGGCCGCATCTTCGGCGCCCAGGCCCACCTCGAGTTCCGCAACGACGGCATGGAGATCCTGCGCGGCTTCGCCGAGATCTATCAGTGATCAGCGGCACCGCCGCTGACCCCCCCATCAGTACCCACACAACCGCTTCGAACCGATCACGAGGTCCCTGGCAGTGAGCACTCAGAATGAAAACCCTCAGGTGGAAGAGGCCCAAGACCCCGCTTTCACCGTGTCGTTGAACGGCAGCGGCGGCGCCCTCAAGGGCTGGGTCGTCGTCGACTCGCTGCACGACGGCCTCGCCATGGGCGGCACCCGGATGACCACCGGAGTCACCGAGGAGGAGGTGGCCGGTCTCGCCCGCGACATGACGCACAAGTTCACGCTCGCCGGACTCCCCATCGGCGGCGCCAAGGCCGGCATCGTCTCCGACGGCAGCAACCGCGAGGAGACCTTCCGCACCTTCGGCCGTACCGTCAAGCCGCTCCTGCACGGCGGCATCCACCTCGGCATCGACATGGGCGTCACCCCCGCCGACCGTGCCGTCTTCTTCGACGAGGCCGGCTACGACCCCCGCTACCGCCTGGGCGCCCCGGACATGCCCATCGACTGGCGCACCTACTACGAGCCGCTGATCGACTGCACCGGTCATGGCGTCGGAGTCGCGGCGCTCACCGCACTGGAGGCCAGTGGCCGCACCGAGTCGGCGCGGGTCGTCATCCAGGGCTTCGGCGCGGTGGGCCGCGCCGTCGCCCGGTTCCTCGAGGACCGCGGGCACGTCATCGTGGGTGTCGCCGACATCGGCGGCACGCTCAGCGCGGACCGCCTGCCGGTGGCCGACCTGATCGCCATCACCGACGAGTTCGGACGGATCGACCGCTCCCGCCTCCCGCACGACGTGAGCGTCTCGACGCAGCCGGACGCCTGGCTCGACGTCGACGCCGACCTGTTGATCCTCGCGGCGCAGAAGTACGCGCTCAACGCGGAGAACGCACACCGCCTGCGCGCGGGTCTGGTCGTCGAGGGCGGAAACCTCGCCTCCAGCGTCGAGGCCAAGGAGAAGACGCGGGCCTCCGGCGCCACCCTGGTCCCCGGCGTGATCGCCAACATCGGCGGGGCCGCGTCCGCCGCCCTGGCGGTCACCCGCGTCGTCCCCTTCGACCTGCCGGCACCGGCACGCAAGGAATGGGTCTTCGACTGGGTCGGCGACCGCGTGCGGCAGAACACCTTCGACCTCCTGGAGATCGCCGCGGCCGACGCCGGCGACCCGCTGCCGCAGCTGCTCACCGCACGCCGGAAGGACCGCCGATGACCACCGCCATACACACCGCGCCGATATCGGACGCCCCCGAGGACCGTGAGGCCGAGTACCGCCGCCGCGGCTGGTGGCGGGAGGAGACCTTCCTCGACGACCTGCGCCACCAGGCCGCCAAGCGCCCGCACAAGCTGGCCGTCGCGGGCCGCCGGGTCAACCAGGGCCGCACCGACACGCTCGACTACACCGAACTCGCCCAGATGACCGAGCGTTTCGCCGGAGCCCTGCTCGAACTGGGCGTACAGCGCGGCGACTTCGTGGCCGTGCAGCTGCCCAACCGGTGGGAGATGGCGCCCCTGCTGTTCGCCTGCATCCGCGTCGGCGCCGCCATCTGCCCGATCTCGCCGATCTGCGACGAGGAGGAACTGCGCCACCGCCTGGAACTCACCGAGGCCCGCGTGTGCGTCACCGTCCCCGAGTGGGACGGCGCCCCCCTGGCCGACATCGTCACCCGCCTGAGCACCGAAGTGACCACCCTGGAGCAGGTCGTGGTGGTCGGCGGCCGCACCCCCGCGGGCGCCCGCGACTTCCACGAGCACTTCGTCGGAGTCAACTGGGAAGAGCGGCACGCCACCGCCCTGCAGGGCCGCGAGCTGAAGCCGGACGACCCCTTCGTCGTCCTGTTCACCTCCGGCACCACCGGCCTGTCCAAGGGTGTCCTGCACAGCCAGAACACGATCCACGCGGCCGTACGCGGCTACGTCGACACCTTCCTCCTGGACGAGAC containing:
- a CDS encoding glutamine amidotransferase-related protein, producing MATSRVLVVNNGTLSLKQLRKRFEQLGSETDTIDAASAPGRLDPKYQAIVLSGTKVRAFDSDYYRPLIDLVMGAKVPVFGICGGMQILAVANGGQLAEGPQRVGGYDVQVDKEEPIFSYVKPTVTVFHRHTLYLQGTPEGFRSIGRSEHAPVEFLRSDDGRIFGAQAHLEFRNDGMEILRGFAEIYQ
- a CDS encoding Glu/Leu/Phe/Val dehydrogenase dimerization domain-containing protein — its product is MSTQNENPQVEEAQDPAFTVSLNGSGGALKGWVVVDSLHDGLAMGGTRMTTGVTEEEVAGLARDMTHKFTLAGLPIGGAKAGIVSDGSNREETFRTFGRTVKPLLHGGIHLGIDMGVTPADRAVFFDEAGYDPRYRLGAPDMPIDWRTYYEPLIDCTGHGVGVAALTALEASGRTESARVVIQGFGAVGRAVARFLEDRGHVIVGVADIGGTLSADRLPVADLIAITDEFGRIDRSRLPHDVSVSTQPDAWLDVDADLLILAAQKYALNAENAHRLRAGLVVEGGNLASSVEAKEKTRASGATLVPGVIANIGGAASAALAVTRVVPFDLPAPARKEWVFDWVGDRVRQNTFDLLEIAAADAGDPLPQLLTARRKDRR